From Synechococcus sp. A10-1-5-1, a single genomic window includes:
- a CDS encoding nuclear transport factor 2 family protein — MTVSPSGFQLPLTEQSLRQLFTKPYGAPAPSHEQWKAVYAADVHFEDPTQSRDGLLAYLEAQDGLVKRCDDVYLAPHAVAMSGQTAFIEWTMGLKIKGIEFVYPGATRLLFNGEGFIVDHRDYFDFVGPTFAPVPVIGGFVRWLYKRFVD; from the coding sequence GTGACTGTTTCACCATCTGGATTTCAACTCCCGTTAACGGAGCAGTCCCTTCGTCAATTGTTTACCAAGCCCTACGGCGCTCCAGCTCCAAGCCATGAGCAGTGGAAAGCGGTCTATGCCGCGGATGTTCATTTCGAGGATCCGACCCAATCCCGCGACGGCCTACTGGCCTACCTCGAGGCCCAAGACGGTTTGGTGAAACGCTGTGATGATGTCTACTTGGCGCCTCACGCTGTGGCCATGAGCGGCCAAACCGCCTTCATTGAGTGGACGATGGGGCTCAAGATCAAGGGCATTGAATTTGTCTATCCGGGTGCGACCCGTCTGCTCTTCAATGGTGAAGGATTCATTGTTGATCACCGCGATTATTTCGACTTCGTTGGCCCAACCTTTGCGCCTGTTCCCGTGATTGGCGGTTTTGTGCGATGGCTGTACAAACGCTTCGTTGATTAA
- a CDS encoding phosphotransferase enzyme family protein: protein MDQAPLAAAQAFHPPGAVLKVSPLGSGNVNDTFLVQTSRGAFVLQRLNTAVFPAPEQVMRNLQTLEAHIERKGRPLGGSRWEHPRLLAPATGGNDLWHRCPEGEIWRCMSFIGNARSVDRIEDENQAYQLGLGLGRFHQLIGDLPAEELHDTLEGFHITPRYLDQYRQALVRTRAESSDDTDYCIAFIREREEFCSVLEQAKARGELQERPIHGDPKINNVMLDNVSGEAIALIDLDTVKPGLVHYDIGDCLRSCCNPAGEETTDLRGVRFDLVLAEAILRGYLEAAGSLLTASDRRFIPESARLISFELGLRFFTDHLNGDRYFKVSQPGQNLRRARVQFALTQSIEEQWDALQALLLRLTTRSKAALDAA from the coding sequence ATGGATCAAGCCCCCCTCGCCGCTGCCCAGGCCTTTCATCCCCCTGGAGCGGTGCTGAAGGTCAGCCCCCTGGGGAGCGGAAATGTCAATGACACCTTTCTGGTGCAGACCAGCAGGGGAGCCTTCGTCTTACAGCGCCTCAACACCGCTGTCTTCCCTGCCCCCGAGCAGGTGATGCGGAACCTGCAAACCCTTGAAGCCCACATTGAGCGCAAAGGTCGCCCTTTAGGTGGATCGCGCTGGGAGCACCCCCGCTTGCTGGCACCGGCAACCGGTGGAAACGATCTCTGGCACCGGTGCCCAGAGGGTGAAATCTGGCGCTGCATGAGCTTCATCGGCAATGCCCGCAGCGTTGATCGGATCGAAGATGAGAATCAGGCCTATCAACTTGGTCTCGGGCTCGGGCGATTTCACCAGCTGATCGGTGACCTGCCTGCCGAAGAGCTCCACGACACCCTCGAGGGGTTTCACATCACACCGCGGTACCTGGATCAATACCGCCAGGCGCTTGTGCGAACCCGTGCTGAGTCCTCGGATGATACCGATTACTGCATCGCCTTTATCCGAGAACGGGAGGAGTTCTGCTCAGTCCTCGAGCAAGCCAAGGCTCGCGGTGAACTGCAGGAGCGCCCAATCCACGGCGATCCGAAGATCAACAACGTGATGCTCGACAACGTCAGCGGCGAGGCCATTGCCTTGATCGACCTCGACACCGTCAAACCAGGACTGGTGCACTACGACATCGGCGATTGCTTGCGCTCGTGCTGCAACCCTGCTGGCGAGGAAACCACGGACCTCAGGGGGGTGCGCTTTGACCTGGTCTTGGCCGAGGCCATCTTGCGCGGGTATCTCGAAGCTGCCGGTTCCCTGCTGACGGCATCAGATCGACGTTTTATCCCCGAATCCGCTCGCCTGATCAGCTTTGAACTGGGGCTTCGCTTCTTCACCGACCACCTCAACGGTGATCGCTATTTCAAGGTCAGCCAACCTGGGCAAAACCTCAGGCGCGCCAGGGTGCAATTTGCACTAACCCAGAGCATTGAAGAGCAATGGGACGCGCTTCAAGCTCTCCTGCTCCGCCTGACCACCAGATCAAAAGCCGCGCTGGATGCGGCCTAA
- the dxs gene encoding 1-deoxy-D-xylulose-5-phosphate synthase produces the protein MHLSELTHPNQLHGLSVAELEGIARQIRERHLEVVSTSGGHLGPGLGVVELTLALYQTLDLDKDRVVWDVGHQAYPHKLITGRYNDFHTLRQQNGVAGYLKRCESSFDHFGAGHASTSISAALGMALARDQRGEDFKSVAVIGDGSLTGGMALEAINHAGHLPKTRLLVVLNDNDMSISPPVGALSTHLNRMRHSRPLQFLQDNAEEAIKHLPFMHGELPPELKNLKESMKRLAVPKVGAVFEELGFTYMGPVDGHDIAGLIDVFEQAHAHEGPVLVHVATTKGKGYAFAEEDQVGYHAQSAFDLATGKAYPSSKPKPPSYSKVFGQTLVKLCEQDPRVVGITAAMATGTGLDLLEKARPKQYFDVGIAEQHAVTMAAGMACEGLRPVCAIYSTFLQRAYDQLIHDVGIQNLPVTFVIDRAGIVGADGPTHQGQYDISYLRCVPNFTVMAPKDEAELQRMLVTCLDHNGPTALRIPRGEGQGAPLMEEGWEPLEIGRGELLTDGDDLLIVAYGSMVAPAMATAGLLQEQGVRAAVINARFLRPLDEALILPMASRIGKVVTMEEGCLAGGFGAAVVEILNDRDLMVPVHRIGIPDVLVDHATPAQSKEALGLTPAQMTESILNRFGTLKRQTVGV, from the coding sequence ATGCATCTCAGCGAGCTGACGCATCCCAATCAGCTGCATGGCCTCAGCGTCGCTGAGCTGGAAGGAATCGCCCGGCAAATCCGCGAGCGCCACCTCGAGGTGGTGAGCACAAGCGGTGGTCACCTGGGTCCCGGTTTGGGTGTGGTTGAACTGACCCTGGCCCTTTACCAGACCCTGGATCTGGACAAGGACCGCGTGGTCTGGGATGTGGGTCACCAGGCCTATCCCCACAAGCTGATTACTGGCCGATACAACGATTTCCACACGCTGCGCCAACAGAACGGCGTGGCGGGCTACCTCAAGCGCTGCGAAAGCTCCTTTGACCACTTCGGTGCTGGTCACGCCAGCACCTCCATCTCCGCTGCTCTCGGCATGGCTTTGGCCCGAGATCAACGGGGTGAAGACTTCAAGAGTGTGGCCGTCATCGGCGACGGCTCCTTGACCGGGGGCATGGCTCTCGAAGCCATCAACCACGCCGGTCACCTACCCAAGACTCGGCTGTTGGTTGTTCTCAATGACAACGACATGTCGATCAGCCCTCCTGTGGGGGCCCTTTCAACCCACCTGAATCGCATGCGGCATAGCCGCCCGCTTCAGTTCCTTCAGGACAACGCTGAAGAAGCGATCAAGCACCTGCCGTTCATGCATGGAGAGCTCCCGCCAGAGCTCAAGAACCTCAAGGAGAGCATGAAGCGCCTTGCTGTTCCCAAGGTTGGGGCAGTGTTTGAGGAGCTGGGCTTCACTTACATGGGCCCTGTCGACGGCCACGACATCGCTGGTTTGATCGATGTCTTTGAGCAGGCCCATGCCCATGAGGGCCCCGTCCTGGTTCACGTAGCCACCACAAAGGGCAAGGGCTATGCCTTCGCTGAGGAGGACCAGGTCGGGTATCACGCTCAGAGCGCCTTTGATCTGGCCACAGGGAAGGCTTACCCCTCCAGCAAGCCCAAGCCCCCCAGCTACAGCAAGGTGTTCGGCCAAACGCTGGTCAAACTCTGTGAGCAGGACCCCAGGGTGGTGGGTATCACGGCGGCCATGGCCACCGGTACTGGTCTGGATTTGCTGGAGAAGGCTCGTCCCAAGCAGTACTTCGATGTCGGGATCGCCGAGCAGCACGCTGTGACCATGGCGGCTGGCATGGCCTGCGAAGGCCTGCGGCCCGTTTGCGCCATCTACAGCACCTTCCTGCAGCGTGCCTATGACCAACTCATCCACGACGTTGGGATTCAGAACCTGCCGGTCACCTTTGTGATCGATCGCGCCGGCATCGTTGGTGCTGACGGCCCGACCCACCAGGGCCAGTACGACATCAGCTACCTGCGCTGTGTGCCGAACTTCACGGTGATGGCACCCAAGGATGAAGCTGAGCTGCAGCGGATGCTGGTCACCTGCCTGGACCACAACGGCCCCACGGCTCTCCGTATTCCCCGGGGTGAAGGGCAAGGGGCGCCACTGATGGAGGAAGGTTGGGAACCTCTGGAGATCGGTCGCGGTGAATTGCTGACCGACGGAGACGACCTGCTGATCGTGGCCTATGGCTCAATGGTTGCGCCGGCCATGGCTACTGCCGGTTTGCTCCAAGAACAGGGCGTCCGCGCTGCGGTGATTAATGCACGCTTCCTCCGCCCTCTGGATGAGGCGCTGATCCTGCCGATGGCAAGCCGGATCGGCAAGGTCGTCACCATGGAAGAGGGCTGCCTCGCTGGCGGCTTTGGTGCCGCTGTTGTCGAGATCCTCAATGACAGAGATCTGATGGTGCCGGTTCATCGGATTGGCATCCCTGACGTCCTCGTCGACCACGCGACCCCTGCCCAAAGCAAGGAAGCCCTGGGCCTCACTCCAGCTCAGATGACGGAGTCGATCCTGAATCGCTTCGGCACTCTGAAGCGTCAGACCGTGGGTGTCTGA
- a CDS encoding ABC transporter permease, translating to MRRSRSLSTLLQCWRSSLEAESEYQLNLLLECLAVAGNLAGSVFVLSLLFSGQSNLGGWSWNEALIVLGLYTLLDGFTSCLLQPNLSKIVNHVQEGTLDFVLLKPVDSQFWLSLRCFSPWGCPALVAGCVLVVLGLQRSAVLIQAESLLLGGALLLSGAAILYSLWFSLAALSIWFVKVWNATEVLRYTLVAGRYPVSAYPPALRLVFVFVLPVAFMTTVPSQALLGEGSWPWAMGSLLMAACSLMASRWFWRFALRHYTSASS from the coding sequence CCCTGGAGGCTGAGAGCGAATACCAGCTCAATCTGCTGCTCGAGTGTTTGGCGGTCGCCGGAAATCTGGCGGGCAGTGTCTTCGTGCTGTCGCTGCTCTTCTCAGGTCAGTCAAACCTTGGGGGCTGGAGTTGGAATGAAGCATTGATCGTGCTGGGGCTCTACACCCTGCTTGATGGATTCACGAGCTGCCTACTGCAGCCGAACCTCAGCAAGATCGTCAACCATGTTCAGGAGGGAACCCTCGATTTCGTTCTGCTGAAACCGGTGGACAGTCAGTTCTGGCTCTCCCTGCGGTGTTTCTCTCCTTGGGGATGTCCAGCCCTGGTGGCGGGCTGCGTCCTTGTTGTCCTGGGCCTTCAGCGCAGTGCTGTTCTCATCCAAGCCGAATCGTTACTGCTTGGGGGAGCACTGCTGTTGAGCGGCGCCGCGATCCTCTACAGCCTCTGGTTTTCGCTGGCGGCTCTCTCGATTTGGTTCGTGAAAGTCTGGAATGCCACCGAGGTTCTTCGGTACACCCTCGTGGCTGGACGCTATCCGGTGAGCGCCTACCCGCCAGCTCTGCGCCTGGTGTTCGTCTTTGTTCTTCCGGTGGCGTTCATGACCACCGTTCCATCACAGGCTCTGCTGGGCGAAGGCTCCTGGCCGTGGGCCATGGGCTCCTTGCTGATGGCGGCCTGCAGCCTGATGGCGAGCCGCTGGTTCTGGCGCTTTGCCCTGCGTCACTACACATCGGCGAGTAGCTAG
- a CDS encoding DOMON-like domain-containing protein, whose translation MLRLHPFQDEPALDGLSLEAALRWSRSELQLQFRLKGPKDQLICPPETAEPRRLDGLWNSTCLEAFFGIPGLTQYWEFNISPSGDWNLYRLEDYRRGLTRETGMGIQAISFQRSVGDSECSLEAEICLDLGETFVAVGELEYCLTAVVEQKDFGLSFWALQHCSDEADFHRRESFRFTEPNNPVNGDNKTEDILVL comes from the coding sequence ATGCTTCGCCTGCACCCCTTCCAAGACGAACCAGCTTTGGATGGACTCTCCCTTGAGGCTGCCCTGCGCTGGAGTCGCTCAGAGCTCCAGCTCCAGTTCAGACTCAAAGGCCCCAAAGACCAGCTGATCTGCCCGCCAGAGACAGCTGAACCACGCCGGCTCGATGGTCTGTGGAATTCCACCTGCCTGGAGGCCTTTTTTGGCATCCCTGGTCTGACTCAGTACTGGGAGTTCAACATCAGCCCCAGTGGTGACTGGAACCTCTACCGCTTAGAGGACTACCGCCGAGGCTTGACCCGCGAAACAGGGATGGGGATTCAAGCGATCAGCTTCCAACGGAGCGTCGGGGATTCTGAATGCAGTCTGGAAGCAGAAATCTGCCTCGATCTGGGAGAGACCTTTGTTGCCGTAGGGGAACTGGAATACTGTCTGACCGCTGTCGTTGAACAGAAAGATTTCGGTTTGAGTTTTTGGGCCCTACAGCACTGTTCGGATGAAGCTGATTTTCACCGCCGTGAAAGCTTCAGGTTCACCGAGCCCAATAACCCTGTAAACGGCGATAACAAAACCGAAGACATTCTCGTGCTTTGA
- a CDS encoding DUF3593 domain-containing protein: MNGLIPALNEGLRQLGAVDPAPLFAASLFPYLAFLWWAWKSKRFPRLALWGFGFTLIFVLITIAAAIVAEGLYGRQLADVDPLHGGAELFLTISNVMILLGFMEKGVNKS, encoded by the coding sequence ATGAATGGCCTGATCCCAGCCCTCAATGAGGGTCTGCGGCAACTCGGAGCCGTGGATCCTGCCCCCCTCTTCGCCGCCTCGCTGTTCCCCTACCTCGCGTTTCTCTGGTGGGCCTGGAAGTCCAAGCGCTTTCCAAGGCTGGCTCTTTGGGGGTTTGGCTTCACCTTGATCTTTGTCTTGATCACCATTGCGGCCGCCATCGTTGCTGAAGGGCTTTACGGCCGTCAGCTGGCGGATGTGGACCCGCTGCATGGCGGAGCCGAGCTGTTTTTGACCATTAGCAACGTGATGATCCTGCTTGGGTTTATGGAGAAGGGGGTGAACAAGTCTTAA
- a CDS encoding transglycosylase SLT domain-containing protein has protein sequence MTRPAGLVLAVALAGLSVAAGGVACSPLNAPQTGAVAQSAPRTYPTVPADAGTIARRLVELERQLRDPATPPSQLPDLAHQQQVIYRVLSADRQRSAQVVQQLPARWRSVAERHLAARRAFLAMSKRRPTRVPAWRIIAPEPLSQLLDHYRKAEAATGIEWEVLAAVNLVETGMGRIDGVSVANAQGPMQFLPTTWAEPGIGKGDIRNPYDAIQAAARYLVRRGGLKNIRRGLWGYNNSDLYGEAVLLYASLLKDDPQAIVGLYHWEIHYNAQQGDLWLPVGYEQLQPLPVERYLQLHPRSAPPQTAG, from the coding sequence GTGACGCGACCTGCAGGCTTGGTTCTTGCTGTTGCCCTTGCAGGACTCAGCGTTGCAGCCGGCGGGGTGGCTTGTTCCCCCCTGAATGCTCCTCAGACCGGCGCTGTAGCCCAGTCCGCACCGCGGACCTACCCAACGGTTCCGGCTGACGCAGGCACCATCGCTCGCCGTTTGGTTGAGCTGGAGAGACAGTTGCGAGATCCGGCGACCCCGCCGTCGCAACTCCCGGATTTGGCACACCAGCAGCAGGTGATCTACCGCGTGCTGTCCGCAGATCGCCAGCGAAGTGCCCAAGTTGTGCAACAGCTCCCCGCTCGTTGGCGTTCCGTTGCTGAACGCCACTTGGCCGCCAGGCGTGCGTTCTTGGCGATGAGCAAGCGCCGTCCCACGCGGGTTCCGGCCTGGCGAATCATTGCGCCAGAACCTCTTTCACAGTTGTTGGATCACTACCGCAAGGCCGAGGCGGCAACGGGAATTGAGTGGGAGGTCCTGGCGGCGGTGAACCTGGTGGAAACCGGGATGGGTCGCATTGACGGGGTCTCCGTTGCCAATGCCCAAGGGCCGATGCAGTTTCTGCCCACGACCTGGGCTGAGCCAGGGATCGGCAAAGGCGACATCCGTAACCCCTACGACGCAATCCAAGCCGCTGCCCGCTACCTCGTTCGTCGCGGGGGCCTGAAGAACATTCGCCGCGGCCTTTGGGGCTACAACAACAGTGATCTCTACGGCGAGGCGGTGCTGCTCTATGCCTCACTGCTGAAGGACGATCCCCAAGCGATCGTTGGTCTGTACCACTGGGAAATTCACTACAACGCCCAGCAGGGAGATCTGTGGCTTCCCGTTGGCTACGAGCAGCTGCAACCCCTGCCTGTGGAGCGCTACCTCCAACTGCATCCCCGCAGCGCCCCACCACAGACGGCAGGATGA
- a CDS encoding NAD(P)/FAD-dependent oxidoreductase — translation MSEPILDQTIWDVLIAGAGPSGSRLAQQLSAAGASVLLVDALTDFSQNAFSSAALPLSAAEAWQLPESVIASRWSQWQLLGPGERRRSWSSASPLGVVLDFAVLRRWLADQACSSGTELRLGWRVCASQTLASGLARTQLRGQGGCAASITSRFVIDATGEKRALLGDPEPAGGALISGSGVEWLLQVSPDQWQDWAGRLSFMLGSRWVPQGYGWVFPMQPGLLKLGVCRLHDKTRPQPPLHQLQQQLLQRLELQPQAVVDRHGGLIRSTISRRETHQRGALVGLGDAVSTGNLLGGEGIRHALASADVLAPLLLAALGGRPRALAAYPKRLRQRLGWRWSLSGRLAKRTWLGLADQRADGRLERLLEGLQATATAEALSQLLFEYRFERYGLRALPYLIGLR, via the coding sequence GTGTCTGAGCCCATCCTTGATCAAACAATCTGGGATGTACTGATCGCTGGGGCTGGTCCCTCGGGATCTCGCTTGGCCCAGCAGTTGAGTGCAGCCGGGGCTTCGGTCTTGCTTGTTGACGCTCTCACTGATTTCTCTCAGAACGCCTTCAGCAGTGCAGCCTTACCCCTCAGCGCTGCTGAGGCTTGGCAGCTCCCAGAATCGGTGATTGCCTCCCGCTGGAGCCAGTGGCAGCTCTTGGGTCCAGGCGAACGTCGCCGTTCCTGGTCTTCCGCTTCCCCACTCGGGGTGGTTCTGGACTTCGCGGTGCTGCGCCGCTGGTTGGCTGATCAGGCCTGCTCCAGTGGTACGGAGCTGCGCCTTGGCTGGAGGGTGTGCGCGTCGCAAACGCTGGCCTCGGGTTTGGCCAGGACCCAGCTGCGCGGCCAAGGGGGTTGCGCAGCCTCCATCACCAGCCGTTTTGTGATCGATGCGACCGGCGAAAAGCGAGCCTTGCTGGGCGACCCTGAACCAGCCGGAGGCGCGCTCATCAGCGGTTCTGGGGTGGAGTGGTTGCTCCAGGTGTCTCCCGATCAGTGGCAGGACTGGGCAGGGCGCCTCAGTTTCATGCTGGGCAGCCGCTGGGTTCCCCAGGGCTACGGCTGGGTCTTTCCGATGCAACCGGGGCTTTTGAAGCTTGGTGTCTGCCGATTGCATGACAAAACTCGCCCTCAACCTCCGCTGCATCAGTTGCAGCAACAGCTGCTTCAGCGTCTGGAGCTTCAGCCTCAAGCGGTCGTTGATCGCCATGGCGGCTTGATTCGGAGCACCATCAGCAGACGTGAAACGCATCAACGCGGAGCCCTGGTGGGCTTGGGAGATGCCGTCAGTACAGGAAACTTGCTTGGTGGCGAAGGGATCCGTCATGCCCTCGCCAGTGCTGATGTGTTGGCGCCCCTCTTGCTCGCTGCCCTCGGAGGCCGGCCCAGGGCCTTAGCGGCATACCCGAAGCGGTTGCGCCAGCGGCTCGGATGGCGCTGGTCCTTGAGCGGCCGTCTGGCAAAACGCACCTGGTTGGGGCTTGCGGATCAACGGGCCGATGGCCGCTTGGAGCGGTTGCTGGAGGGCCTTCAGGCAACAGCCACTGCCGAGGCCCTTTCACAGCTCTTGTTTGAGTACCGCTTTGAGCGCTATGGCCTGCGGGCCCTTCCTTACTTAATAGGTCTGCGTTGA
- a CDS encoding class I SAM-dependent methyltransferase — translation MTVLVLEESQRRKWDGSDDVLFYAEPRLVHHLDQAFRTRLTSLYSERIPRNAVVLDLMSSWVSHLPEDKPFERVIGHGLNEKELAANPRLDSYWLQNLNQNQELPLPAHSVDATLIVAGWQYLQYPEAIASELLRVTRPGGQVIVAFSNRMFFTKAPLIWTDSSDQDHLDYVAQVLEAQGWQQAERIAETTKASGVMGLLGQPGDPFFAVISKKPSN, via the coding sequence ATGACCGTTCTGGTGCTGGAGGAGTCCCAGAGACGCAAATGGGATGGATCGGATGACGTGCTCTTCTATGCCGAGCCGAGGCTCGTGCATCACCTCGATCAGGCCTTCAGGACGCGCCTCACGTCCCTTTACTCCGAACGCATCCCCAGGAACGCCGTTGTCCTGGATCTGATGTCCAGCTGGGTCTCCCACCTGCCCGAGGACAAACCCTTTGAGCGGGTGATTGGCCACGGCTTAAACGAGAAAGAACTAGCCGCCAACCCCCGGCTCGACAGCTACTGGCTGCAAAACCTCAACCAGAACCAGGAGCTCCCATTGCCGGCTCACAGCGTGGACGCCACCTTGATCGTGGCCGGCTGGCAGTACCTGCAATACCCAGAAGCCATCGCCAGCGAACTGTTGCGGGTGACGCGGCCAGGCGGCCAGGTCATCGTGGCGTTCTCCAACCGAATGTTCTTCACCAAGGCCCCACTGATCTGGACCGACAGCAGTGACCAGGACCATCTCGATTACGTCGCCCAGGTCCTTGAAGCCCAGGGCTGGCAGCAAGCCGAACGGATCGCTGAAACCACCAAGGCCTCTGGGGTCATGGGACTACTCGGACAGCCAGGTGATCCCTTTTTTGCCGTTATCAGCAAAAAGCCCTCGAACTGA
- the ilvA gene encoding threonine ammonia-lyase, biosynthetic — protein MTATGSALNSSSGMEMLQRILRARVYDVAIESPLDPAPNLSRRLKNNVLLKREDLQPVFSFKLRGAYNKMSSLSPSELERGVIAASAGNHAQGVALGAQRLGCRAVIVMPVTTPEMKVRAVAARGAEVVLKGDTYDAACAEAYRLADERGLTFIHPFDDPEVIAGQGTIGLEILRQCSEPPDAIYIAVGGGGLIAGVGAYVKSLWPGVEVIGVEPVDADAMTRSLALGERVKLEQVGLFADGVAVREVGVQTFALARDVVDAMVTVDNDAICAAIKDVFEDTRSILEPAGALAVAGMKADISRRKLEGRTLVAVACGANMNFDRLRFVAERTEITEDREAMLAVEIPEQAGSLRQFCTLLGERSLTEFSYRLADPSRAHIFVGVQTSGSSDEQELIHSLRDAGFPCLDLSNDELSKLHLRHMVGGRLPASTGEAAGHGRELLYRFEFPERPGALMRFLTSLHPNWNISIFHYRNHGADVGRIVVGVQVPEAEMNDWQSFLDGLGYQYADETDNPAYRLFLGELAGSLSVG, from the coding sequence ATGACAGCCACCGGCTCTGCCCTGAACTCCAGCTCTGGCATGGAAATGCTGCAGCGAATCCTGCGGGCCAGGGTCTACGACGTGGCGATCGAATCCCCGCTCGACCCCGCTCCCAATCTCTCGAGGCGGCTGAAGAACAACGTTCTGCTGAAGCGTGAGGACCTGCAGCCGGTCTTCAGTTTCAAGCTGCGGGGCGCCTACAACAAGATGTCCAGCCTGAGCCCCTCAGAGCTGGAACGGGGGGTGATCGCGGCTAGCGCCGGCAACCATGCCCAGGGCGTGGCCTTGGGGGCCCAGCGGCTTGGCTGCCGGGCGGTGATCGTCATGCCGGTCACGACTCCGGAGATGAAAGTCAGGGCCGTGGCAGCCCGTGGGGCCGAAGTGGTGCTCAAGGGCGATACCTATGACGCCGCCTGCGCTGAGGCCTACCGCCTGGCCGACGAGCGGGGTCTGACATTTATCCATCCCTTCGATGACCCTGAGGTGATCGCGGGTCAGGGGACGATCGGACTGGAGATCCTTCGGCAATGCTCCGAGCCACCCGATGCGATCTACATCGCCGTGGGTGGAGGAGGTCTGATCGCTGGGGTGGGGGCTTACGTGAAAAGCCTTTGGCCTGGCGTCGAAGTCATCGGAGTGGAACCGGTGGATGCCGATGCCATGACCCGCTCACTGGCTCTGGGGGAGCGGGTGAAGCTGGAGCAAGTCGGGCTCTTCGCTGACGGTGTCGCCGTTCGGGAGGTCGGTGTCCAGACCTTTGCCCTGGCACGGGACGTCGTTGACGCCATGGTCACCGTGGACAACGACGCCATCTGCGCGGCCATTAAGGATGTCTTTGAAGACACCCGCTCCATCCTTGAGCCAGCCGGAGCCCTTGCAGTGGCTGGGATGAAGGCCGATATCAGCCGCCGGAAGCTCGAAGGGCGAACCCTCGTGGCTGTGGCCTGCGGAGCCAACATGAACTTTGATCGACTGCGCTTTGTCGCTGAGCGCACCGAGATCACTGAAGACCGCGAAGCGATGTTGGCGGTGGAGATCCCTGAGCAAGCCGGGAGCCTGCGTCAGTTCTGCACCCTGCTGGGTGAACGCAGCCTGACCGAATTCAGCTACCGGCTGGCCGACCCCAGTCGGGCCCACATTTTCGTAGGGGTCCAAACCAGTGGGAGTTCCGACGAACAGGAACTGATCCACAGCCTGCGCGATGCCGGCTTCCCCTGCCTGGATCTCTCCAATGACGAGCTCTCCAAGCTGCACCTGCGGCACATGGTCGGAGGACGCCTGCCGGCCAGCACCGGTGAAGCCGCTGGCCATGGCCGTGAACTGCTCTATCGCTTCGAATTCCCGGAACGACCAGGCGCGCTCATGCGCTTCCTGACGAGCCTGCATCCCAACTGGAATATCAGCATCTTTCATTACCGGAACCACGGTGCTGATGTCGGCCGCATCGTCGTAGGCGTTCAGGTTCCTGAGGCGGAGATGAACGATTGGCAAAGCTTCCTGGATGGCCTCGGCTATCAGTACGCCGACGAAACCGATAACCCGGCCTACCGCCTATTCCTCGGTGAACTGGCCGGCAGCCTGAGCGTGGGATAA
- a CDS encoding DUF3136 domain-containing protein, whose translation MSASSEGLTIGELESKYFLYRKALKQLLLEGRSSAGIEKTLCWSRLETLHNCLPRQYKAPDQIRYQLQREIQRERPAS comes from the coding sequence ATGTCAGCAAGCTCGGAAGGTCTAACCATTGGCGAATTGGAATCCAAGTACTTCCTCTATCGCAAAGCCCTCAAGCAGCTCCTGCTGGAAGGTCGCTCGAGTGCTGGCATTGAGAAAACCCTCTGTTGGAGCCGGCTAGAGACCCTCCATAACTGCCTTCCCCGTCAGTACAAGGCCCCCGATCAGATCCGCTATCAACTCCAGCGGGAGATCCAGCGCGAGCGCCCCGCCAGCTAG
- a CDS encoding DUF2499 domain-containing protein, with translation MHALSLPTWWIHVASVLEWGLAMLAIQRWGLRRGEAEWNWLALAMVPALISAMAACTWHLFDNAEELYGLVVLQAGCTVLGNGTMALAAWNLQRKRVNPG, from the coding sequence ATGCACGCCCTTTCTCTACCCACTTGGTGGATCCATGTGGCCTCCGTCTTGGAATGGGGCTTGGCCATGCTTGCGATCCAACGCTGGGGACTACGCCGAGGGGAAGCGGAATGGAACTGGCTCGCTCTGGCGATGGTTCCGGCCCTGATCAGCGCCATGGCGGCCTGCACCTGGCACCTGTTTGATAACGCTGAAGAGCTCTATGGATTGGTGGTGCTGCAGGCAGGCTGCACGGTCCTTGGCAACGGAACGATGGCGCTGGCGGCCTGGAATCTTCAACGCAAAAGAGTCAACCCAGGATGA
- the psaK gene encoding photosystem I reaction center subunit PsaK encodes MLAPLLAIAPASVAWSPKVGLVMIIANVIAIGLGKATIKYPNEGAQLPNSAMFGGMSHAALLATTSFGHILGMGAILGLAARGVV; translated from the coding sequence ATGCTCGCTCCTCTGCTGGCTATCGCCCCCGCCTCCGTGGCCTGGTCTCCCAAGGTGGGCCTGGTGATGATCATCGCCAATGTGATCGCCATCGGCCTCGGCAAGGCCACCATCAAGTACCCCAACGAGGGTGCCCAACTGCCCAACTCCGCCATGTTCGGCGGCATGAGCCACGCCGCACTGCTGGCCACCACCTCCTTTGGCCACATCCTTGGCATGGGCGCGATCCTCGGCCTGGCCGCCCGCGGCGTGGTCTGA